A genomic window from Vagococcus entomophilus includes:
- a CDS encoding SAM-dependent methyltransferase, producing the protein MLEKTFYKNMLRHSFDIPVRVRYWDGKEEVYGEGEPQNTIIFHEAIPTKDIMKNASIALGEAYMDKKIEVDGSIEALIISAYRSAESFMRNSSFMKWLPKTSHSEKKSKEDIHSHYDIGNDFYKMWLDKTMTYSCAYFKTNHDTLEQAQENKVHHILNKLNMKPGETLLDIGCGWGTLIYTAAKEYGVRATGITLSEEQFHHVKKLIADEHLEDRLSVQLIDYRELKNVTFDHISSVGMFEHVGSENLGEYFNVIENLLTKEGTALIHGISRQQGGATNGWINKYIFPGGYVPGVAELVSRITENKLQLIDLESLRLHYQRTLEIWDRNFKDKIEPITAQYGERFVRMWDLYLQACAASFAASNIDVVQYLLVKPEHNTLPLTRAYMD; encoded by the coding sequence ATGTTAGAGAAAACTTTTTACAAAAATATGCTTCGTCACTCTTTTGATATTCCAGTGAGGGTTCGTTATTGGGATGGAAAAGAAGAAGTATATGGTGAGGGAGAGCCTCAAAATACGATTATTTTTCATGAAGCAATCCCTACAAAAGATATCATGAAAAATGCTTCTATCGCACTCGGTGAAGCTTATATGGATAAAAAAATTGAAGTAGATGGTAGTATTGAAGCACTCATCATCTCTGCTTATAGAAGTGCCGAAAGCTTTATGCGTAATTCTTCTTTTATGAAATGGTTACCCAAGACTTCCCACTCTGAAAAAAAATCCAAAGAAGATATTCACTCTCATTATGACATTGGAAATGATTTTTACAAAATGTGGTTAGATAAAACCATGACCTACTCTTGTGCTTATTTCAAAACAAATCATGATACTTTAGAACAAGCACAGGAAAATAAAGTTCATCACATTTTAAACAAGCTCAATATGAAACCTGGAGAAACACTACTAGACATTGGCTGTGGCTGGGGAACATTGATTTATACTGCCGCCAAAGAATATGGTGTTCGTGCAACAGGGATTACACTGAGCGAAGAACAATTTCATCACGTCAAAAAACTTATTGCAGACGAACACTTAGAAGACCGTCTTTCAGTTCAGCTGATCGATTATCGTGAGCTAAAAAATGTAACCTTTGATCATATCAGTAGCGTTGGAATGTTTGAACATGTTGGCTCTGAAAACTTAGGTGAATATTTCAACGTCATTGAAAATTTATTAACCAAAGAGGGTACTGCTCTAATTCATGGAATTTCTCGCCAACAAGGTGGTGCTACAAACGGTTGGATCAATAAATACATATTCCCGGGAGGTTATGTTCCTGGTGTAGCCGAACTGGTTTCGAGGATTACAGAAAATAAATTACAGCTGATAGATTTAGAAAGTTTACGCCTGCATTATCAACGAACTTTAGAGATTTGGGATCGAAATTTCAAAGATAAGATTGAACCCATTACAGCTCAATACGGAGAACGTTTTGTCCGAATGTGGGATTTATATTTACAAGCTTGTGCCGCCTCTTTTGCAGCTTCTAATATCGATGTTGTGCAATATTTGCTTGTAAAACCAGAGCATAATACACTACCATTAACAAGAGCGTATATGGACTAA
- a CDS encoding DUF1033 family protein: MYQVIVMYGDDEPWWFLDGWKEDIKETQAFSTFEAAFEVYQQKKSQFCKEFQTNREKETFLMAFWNEGETRFCEECDDDLQQYKGLMLLKEGSPLSIDGKEEYETTYNSRKTQCCKRSSQGTWSNQKNEKLH; this comes from the coding sequence ATGTATCAAGTAATTGTGATGTACGGAGACGACGAACCATGGTGGTTTCTAGATGGTTGGAAAGAAGATATAAAGGAAACCCAAGCATTCTCAACTTTTGAAGCAGCTTTTGAAGTTTATCAGCAAAAAAAAAGCCAGTTTTGTAAAGAATTTCAAACGAACCGCGAAAAAGAAACTTTTCTTATGGCCTTTTGGAATGAAGGAGAAACACGTTTTTGCGAAGAATGCGATGATGATTTACAACAATACAAAGGACTCATGTTGTTGAAAGAGGGGAGTCCCCTTTCAATAGATGGAAAGGAAGAATATGAAACAACTTATAATAGCAGAAAAACCCAGTGTTGCAAGAGATCTAGCCAAGGTACTTGGAGCAACCAAAAAAACGAAAAGCTACATTGA
- a CDS encoding DNA topoisomerase 3, translating into MKQLIIAEKPSVARDLAKVLGATKKTKSYIEGDNVIITWALGHLLGLKMPEDYRKEWGEWKMETLPMVPKKIGIKPLPKTGYQLKAISQLSKRKDVSEAVIATDAGREGELVARWILEYTRFNKPVKRLWISSQTNKAIKEGFRQLKPSKLYDDLYESALARAEADWLVGLNVTRALTVKYGDSLSAGRVQTPTLSMVRQQEKKIEQFRPENYFSVDFVYQHLLGRLQLKNPKQWKKREEAEAYLKELANEKAKVSDIHNKRKSEPAPLPYDLTEIQREANQRYQFSAKRTLSLVQSLYETHKIVTYPRTDSKYLTTDMKATMKERLQALAPSYPQAKQYLKEGARVQVQKVFQDACVTDHHALIPTEQAPRFERLDNDELKIYQMIVERFLGLFATPYVTNQQTITVTVGTAKFGFKQLTVEEFGWKKVDPKKQEVKQIQFTNGEILPKHFEINKELTTPPKPLSESGLLGQMEKFNLGTPATRAEIIEKLIKSELMERNTGSLSVTAKGKQLLELVNPSLISPDLTAKWENSLEEIAKGKRKASGFIQEIEADTKQLVQEIKRSEKKYQDFSVTSKKCPECGQNLKEKNTRDGKIYVCINPECHYKRRKDPKISNHRCPQCHKKMEIHEGKNGAYFKCKFCMISEKVPDKKERKAKLNKHEERKLLKKYSQEKVEPEESPLALALKAAMNKEDE; encoded by the coding sequence ATGAAACAACTTATAATAGCAGAAAAACCCAGTGTTGCAAGAGATCTAGCCAAGGTACTTGGAGCAACCAAAAAAACGAAAAGCTACATTGAAGGGGACAATGTGATTATCACCTGGGCACTTGGCCATTTACTAGGGCTCAAGATGCCAGAGGATTACCGCAAGGAGTGGGGCGAGTGGAAAATGGAGACGTTGCCCATGGTGCCAAAGAAAATTGGCATCAAACCGCTACCCAAAACAGGTTATCAGCTAAAAGCGATTTCACAGCTTTCTAAGCGAAAAGATGTCAGTGAAGCGGTGATTGCAACGGATGCAGGGCGTGAAGGCGAGCTTGTTGCGCGGTGGATTTTAGAGTATACACGCTTTAATAAGCCAGTCAAAAGACTGTGGATTTCTTCACAGACAAACAAAGCAATAAAAGAAGGGTTTCGTCAACTTAAACCAAGTAAACTTTACGATGATTTGTATGAATCAGCACTTGCTCGTGCAGAGGCTGATTGGTTAGTTGGCTTAAACGTTACACGTGCCTTAACCGTTAAATACGGGGATAGTCTGTCTGCTGGTCGTGTTCAAACGCCAACACTTTCAATGGTTCGCCAACAAGAAAAGAAAATAGAGCAATTTCGTCCCGAAAATTATTTTTCCGTAGATTTTGTCTATCAACATTTGTTGGGACGACTTCAATTAAAAAATCCCAAACAATGGAAAAAACGGGAAGAGGCAGAAGCGTATTTAAAAGAGCTGGCTAATGAAAAAGCCAAGGTATCTGACATTCATAACAAGCGAAAATCAGAACCAGCTCCACTTCCTTATGATTTGACCGAAATTCAGCGAGAAGCCAACCAACGCTATCAATTTTCTGCCAAAAGGACGTTATCGCTTGTACAAAGTCTATATGAAACGCATAAAATTGTGACCTATCCTAGGACAGATTCCAAATATTTAACGACAGATATGAAAGCAACGATGAAAGAGCGCTTGCAGGCACTGGCACCAAGCTATCCACAAGCAAAACAATATTTAAAAGAAGGCGCTCGCGTACAGGTGCAAAAAGTCTTTCAAGATGCTTGCGTGACCGATCATCACGCACTTATCCCGACCGAGCAAGCACCAAGATTTGAACGGTTAGATAACGATGAGCTCAAAATTTATCAAATGATTGTGGAGCGTTTTCTCGGGTTATTTGCCACACCTTATGTGACGAATCAACAAACAATTACTGTAACAGTTGGCACAGCTAAATTTGGCTTCAAACAATTGACAGTTGAGGAATTTGGCTGGAAAAAAGTAGATCCTAAAAAACAAGAAGTCAAACAGATTCAGTTTACAAATGGGGAAATTTTGCCAAAGCATTTTGAAATCAATAAAGAATTAACAACACCACCAAAACCACTCAGTGAATCCGGCTTACTTGGACAAATGGAGAAATTCAATCTAGGAACTCCTGCTACACGAGCAGAAATTATTGAAAAATTGATCAAGTCGGAACTAATGGAACGAAATACAGGGAGTCTAAGTGTGACGGCCAAAGGCAAACAACTATTGGAACTGGTGAATCCATCACTAATTTCACCAGATCTGACTGCTAAATGGGAGAATTCATTAGAAGAAATTGCTAAAGGAAAAAGAAAAGCATCTGGCTTTATCCAAGAGATTGAAGCAGACACGAAGCAATTAGTACAAGAAATCAAACGGAGCGAGAAGAAGTATCAAGATTTTTCTGTAACAAGCAAGAAATGCCCAGAATGTGGTCAAAACCTCAAAGAAAAAAATACAAGAGATGGGAAAATTTACGTATGTATCAATCCCGAGTGTCACTATAAACGACGGAAAGATCCCAAAATTTCCAACCACCGTTGTCCTCAATGCCACAAAAAGATGGAGATTCATGAGGGGAAAAATGGCGCTTATTTCAAATGTAAATTTTGTATGATATCCGAAAAAGTTCCGGATAAAAAAGAGCGTAAAGCAAAGCTCAACAAGCATGAAGAGCGAAAACTGCTAAAAAAATATAGTCAAGAAAAAGTGGAACCAGAAGAGAGTCCATTGGCTTTGGCGCTAAAAGCTGCGATGAACAAAGAAGACGAGTAA
- a CDS encoding DNA translocase FtsK → MKKMAKKATRKKTTKKKKQQKNRQNYLIMGLILLLFSLLGIFKLGFLGVLVANVFRLLVGDTYPILAGIVAVYGGFLVLLGKEPELKRPRIVVGIGFLYLGVLLFLHAHLFSETVANNHHFISLTWQKLFTDIRTNVVSQSVGGGMIGAAIYTLLHFLVSQIGVYVVGTSLVIIGGCLLSNVSSNELMEKIHSFQVKFQEKWHLHREKRQEKLKLKEEKQEIAKKQAAEKHAQEQALKAQTEVEQESPQVAENVIVQEELPLKIDTYQSKYEQQQAKKSQSMEDKHEASEDNGEDLEFEIPQELEDIDYQLPTSVLLNEIPMTDQSEEYQSIEKNVGVLEQTFKSFGVDAKVVRASLGPAVTKYEIQPAVGVKVSKVVSLTDDLALALAAKDIRMEAPIPGKSLIGIEVPNNTVSTVSFRDIIEAQPSHPDQLLEVPLGRDISGSVISADLTKMPHMLIAGSTGSGKSVCINGIITSILMRAKPNEVKLMMIDPKMVELNVYNGIPHLLTPVVTNPRKASQALHKVVEEMEKRYELFAGTGVRNITGYNEFVARRNAEEGSNQPILPFIVVVVDELADLMMVASNEVEDAIIRLAQMARAAGIHMILATQRPSVDVITGIIKANVPSRIAFAVSSGTDSRTIIDSNGAEKLLGRGDMLFLPMGQNKPIRVQGAFISDQEVERIVASVTEQQGADYQENMMPSEEAEVSSSGEAEDEYYQEALEMVVEMQTASISLLQRRFRIGYNRAARLIDEMEMRGVIGPSEGSKPRKVLLDTLPNAQIEMEHQVEPPVE, encoded by the coding sequence ATGAAAAAGATGGCAAAAAAAGCAACACGAAAAAAGACAACAAAGAAAAAGAAGCAGCAAAAAAATAGACAAAATTATCTGATTATGGGACTAATTTTACTTTTATTTAGCTTGTTAGGCATTTTTAAACTAGGATTTTTAGGTGTCCTTGTAGCCAATGTTTTTCGGTTATTAGTTGGAGACACCTATCCGATTTTAGCCGGAATTGTTGCTGTGTATGGAGGATTCTTAGTACTGTTGGGTAAAGAACCAGAGCTAAAGCGTCCTAGGATAGTGGTTGGTATTGGATTCCTTTATTTAGGCGTGCTTCTTTTTTTACATGCTCATTTGTTCTCTGAAACAGTGGCAAATAATCATCACTTTATCTCCTTAACTTGGCAAAAGTTGTTTACAGATATTCGTACAAATGTAGTATCGCAATCTGTAGGCGGAGGGATGATAGGGGCAGCAATTTACACGTTGCTTCATTTTTTAGTCTCACAAATAGGTGTATATGTTGTTGGAACAAGCTTGGTGATTATTGGGGGATGTCTTCTTTCCAATGTAAGTAGTAATGAACTGATGGAAAAAATTCATTCTTTTCAAGTAAAGTTTCAAGAAAAATGGCATCTTCATCGTGAGAAGAGGCAAGAAAAACTTAAGCTAAAAGAAGAAAAACAAGAAATTGCTAAAAAACAAGCGGCAGAAAAGCATGCACAAGAGCAAGCACTAAAAGCACAAACAGAAGTGGAACAAGAATCCCCACAAGTAGCAGAAAATGTGATCGTTCAAGAAGAACTTCCTCTTAAAATTGATACTTATCAGAGTAAATACGAACAGCAGCAGGCTAAAAAGAGTCAATCAATGGAGGACAAGCACGAAGCATCCGAAGATAATGGAGAAGATCTAGAGTTTGAAATTCCTCAAGAATTGGAAGATATTGACTATCAGCTGCCAACTTCAGTGCTGCTCAATGAAATCCCCATGACCGATCAAAGTGAAGAATATCAGTCTATTGAGAAAAATGTAGGAGTTTTAGAACAAACCTTTAAAAGTTTTGGAGTGGATGCAAAAGTAGTCAGGGCAAGCCTTGGACCAGCCGTTACCAAATATGAAATCCAACCTGCTGTTGGTGTAAAAGTCAGTAAAGTTGTAAGTTTGACGGACGACCTAGCTTTGGCGCTAGCAGCAAAAGATATTCGGATGGAGGCTCCTATTCCTGGGAAATCCTTGATTGGGATTGAGGTTCCAAACAATACTGTTAGTACGGTTTCATTTAGAGATATCATTGAGGCACAGCCAAGCCATCCAGATCAACTACTAGAAGTACCACTTGGAAGAGATATCTCTGGTTCTGTCATTTCTGCTGATCTAACCAAAATGCCACATATGCTCATTGCTGGTTCAACGGGTAGTGGAAAGTCCGTCTGTATTAATGGGATTATTACGAGTATTTTGATGAGAGCAAAGCCAAATGAAGTGAAACTGATGATGATTGATCCAAAAATGGTAGAGTTAAATGTTTATAATGGTATTCCACATTTGTTAACACCAGTTGTGACCAATCCTAGAAAAGCCTCCCAAGCACTACACAAAGTTGTAGAAGAGATGGAAAAACGATATGAACTGTTTGCTGGAACAGGCGTTAGAAACATCACAGGTTACAATGAATTTGTAGCCAGACGAAACGCAGAAGAGGGTAGTAATCAACCGATTTTACCATTTATTGTCGTGGTAGTGGATGAGTTGGCTGATTTGATGATGGTTGCAAGTAATGAAGTGGAAGATGCTATTATACGTTTGGCTCAGATGGCGCGTGCTGCAGGGATTCATATGATTTTGGCAACGCAGCGTCCAAGTGTGGATGTTATTACTGGAATTATCAAAGCAAATGTTCCCTCAAGAATTGCTTTTGCCGTATCTAGTGGAACTGATTCAAGAACGATTATTGATTCTAATGGGGCTGAAAAGCTGCTTGGACGAGGGGATATGCTCTTTCTTCCAATGGGGCAAAACAAGCCGATTCGTGTACAAGGAGCCTTTATCTCCGATCAAGAGGTTGAGCGGATTGTGGCATCTGTGACCGAACAACAGGGGGCAGATTATCAAGAAAATATGATGCCTTCTGAGGAAGCAGAGGTTTCTTCAAGTGGGGAGGCTGAGGATGAATATTATCAAGAAGCATTAGAGATGGTTGTTGAAATGCAAACAGCGAGTATTTCCCTTTTACAAAGAAGATTCCGAATTGGGTATAACCGTGCAGCTCGTTTGATTGATGAGATGGAAATGCGTGGGGTTATTGGTCCTTCTGAGGGAAGTAAGCCCAGAAAAGTTTTACTTGATACACTTCCAAATGCTCAGATAGAAATGGAGCATCAGGTAGAGCCACCAGTTGAATAA
- a CDS encoding cation:proton antiporter: MHVLEASILLIILIVLSNILSHYLVAIPTALIEISVGLVVALVFKVQIDLESDWFMLLFVAPLLFNDGKRFPKNELWELRAPIFANAILLVLLTTILGGFFIHLVISEIPFSLALALAAVLSPTDPVAVHGIAERVKLPKKILSLISGESLINDASGLIAFKYAMAAFFTSQFSLKNAALDFLYMSFVGAIIGFVLINVFHYIRIFLVQQGIKDVILHTTIRILAPFVIFIVADEIAHASGVIAVVTAGVLSINQAPIFRGEFSEARMVTHKMWDMIIYILNGAVFVILGIELPLAMSETLVNPTIKNGRLILYTLIIWFILLIIRVLWSYSYLWMTYLRAKHNTPKPRFITALLTGLTGVRGAITMATIMSVSYSMPDGLPFVQRPLIVFLACGVILISLLVATVSLPILTKQRKRLLLTGDDQYENTDMPDKIDLPMNATQDEKSITEIRARKLMIQSAIKVLQTSKDEAEKVVLSDLLHEFNIRLRHLYKENDHNTENEKYHQLEKEIQLIANEGEFTGINLAIENNQVSEKTAKYYLNFWEFKRQALTGGLRPNLKKAKFSIQRQLNHFLFKMRFVNSDSKIADSSLFILREASAVGAIDALKNYKKQLSSESKLYKVKLNIINQSLSDYRNQLERIRHISTHSRKEYELQLQKFYLKALDAERTTIQELFEEGKISLSLANRLRQSVNYSEISLLQNDE; encoded by the coding sequence GTGCATGTTTTAGAAGCAAGTATTCTTCTAATCATCCTGATTGTTCTTTCCAATATCTTAAGTCACTATCTAGTAGCGATTCCAACTGCTTTAATTGAAATTTCAGTTGGATTAGTGGTCGCATTGGTTTTTAAAGTTCAAATTGATTTAGAGTCTGATTGGTTTATGTTATTGTTTGTTGCACCATTACTGTTTAATGATGGGAAAAGATTTCCCAAAAATGAATTATGGGAACTCCGAGCACCTATTTTTGCAAATGCTATTTTACTCGTGTTATTGACTACAATACTAGGTGGTTTTTTCATTCACCTAGTAATCAGTGAAATTCCTTTTAGTCTTGCACTCGCACTTGCTGCAGTATTATCCCCAACTGATCCAGTTGCTGTACATGGCATCGCGGAACGAGTAAAACTTCCCAAAAAGATTCTCAGCCTCATTAGTGGGGAAAGTCTAATTAATGATGCGAGTGGCTTGATTGCTTTTAAATATGCAATGGCTGCTTTTTTCACCAGTCAATTTTCACTCAAAAACGCAGCCTTAGATTTTCTTTATATGTCTTTTGTGGGCGCAATTATTGGATTTGTCTTGATTAATGTCTTTCATTATATTCGAATCTTCCTCGTTCAACAGGGAATCAAAGATGTGATTTTGCATACCACGATTCGTATTTTAGCACCATTTGTTATTTTTATTGTTGCTGATGAAATCGCCCATGCTTCTGGGGTTATTGCTGTTGTAACCGCTGGTGTACTATCTATTAATCAAGCTCCAATCTTTAGAGGAGAATTTTCTGAGGCAAGAATGGTCACGCATAAAATGTGGGACATGATTATTTATATTTTAAATGGTGCAGTTTTTGTCATTTTAGGAATTGAACTCCCACTCGCTATGAGTGAAACTTTGGTCAATCCTACCATAAAAAATGGTCGTCTTATTCTTTACACGTTGATTATTTGGTTCATTTTACTCATTATCCGTGTACTTTGGTCCTATAGTTACTTGTGGATGACCTACTTAAGAGCAAAACATAATACGCCAAAACCACGTTTTATCACTGCGCTTTTAACTGGTTTAACCGGCGTTCGTGGAGCAATTACGATGGCAACGATTATGTCTGTATCTTACAGCATGCCTGATGGTCTTCCATTTGTACAGCGTCCTTTGATTGTCTTTTTAGCCTGTGGTGTCATTTTGATTAGTTTACTTGTCGCAACAGTTTCATTGCCCATTTTGACCAAGCAAAGAAAGCGTTTATTGCTGACCGGTGACGATCAATATGAGAACACAGATATGCCTGATAAAATTGATCTTCCAATGAATGCGACTCAGGATGAAAAATCTATCACAGAAATTCGGGCACGTAAGCTGATGATTCAAAGTGCCATCAAGGTCTTACAAACTAGTAAAGATGAGGCAGAAAAGGTCGTTCTTTCTGATTTGCTGCACGAGTTTAATATTCGCTTGCGCCATTTGTACAAAGAAAACGATCATAATACAGAAAACGAAAAATATCATCAACTTGAAAAAGAAATTCAATTGATTGCAAATGAAGGAGAGTTTACTGGCATTAATCTAGCAATTGAAAATAACCAAGTCTCTGAAAAAACCGCTAAGTACTATCTCAATTTTTGGGAGTTTAAGCGGCAAGCATTAACAGGTGGCTTGCGTCCAAATTTAAAGAAAGCCAAGTTCTCTATTCAAAGACAATTGAACCACTTCTTATTCAAAATGAGGTTTGTTAATAGTGATTCTAAGATTGCAGACTCATCTTTATTCATCTTGCGTGAGGCGAGTGCAGTCGGGGCCATTGACGCCCTCAAAAATTACAAAAAACAACTCTCCTCTGAATCAAAATTGTATAAAGTAAAATTAAATATCATCAATCAATCACTTAGCGATTATCGCAATCAATTAGAACGTATTCGACACATCAGTACTCATTCTAGAAAAGAGTACGAGCTACAACTTCAAAAGTTTTATCTAAAAGCTTTAGATGCGGAAAGAACAACAATCCAAGAATTATTTGAAGAAGGGAAAATTTCATTATCTCTTGCAAATCGTTTGCGTCAAAGCGTCAATTATTCAGAAATTTCTTTATTGCAAAATGACGAGTAA
- a CDS encoding ABC transporter ATP-binding protein encodes MLEIKNIKKVFGDKIQYEALKGIDLTVQDGEFIGIMGPSGSGKSTLLNLIATIDTPTAGTILLNQQDPNQLSQEKLAQFRRRELGFVFQDFNLMPTLTVEENIVLPLTLDGEKVSVMNQKMQQLAQRLGIESLLKKRIGEISGGQKQRVAVARAMIHQPQLLLADEPTGNLDTKSSDDVMHLLKQLNQEEHATILMVTHDPLAASFCQKIVFIKDGELLKEIQNPGSQQQFYDQLLGELRTIEGVTNEI; translated from the coding sequence ATGTTAGAAATAAAAAACATAAAAAAGGTTTTTGGAGATAAAATACAATACGAGGCATTAAAAGGAATTGACTTGACGGTGCAAGATGGAGAATTTATTGGAATTATGGGACCATCTGGAAGTGGCAAGTCGACATTGTTAAACTTAATTGCCACGATTGATACGCCTACAGCGGGTACGATTCTACTAAACCAGCAAGATCCCAATCAATTGAGCCAAGAAAAGTTGGCTCAGTTCAGAAGAAGGGAACTTGGTTTTGTGTTCCAAGATTTCAATCTTATGCCGACACTTACAGTGGAAGAAAATATTGTCTTGCCCCTTACATTAGATGGAGAAAAAGTGAGTGTTATGAATCAAAAAATGCAACAATTAGCCCAGCGTTTAGGTATTGAGTCACTGCTGAAAAAAAGAATTGGTGAAATTTCTGGGGGACAAAAGCAACGAGTTGCTGTTGCAAGAGCGATGATTCATCAACCACAATTATTATTAGCCGATGAGCCCACAGGAAATTTAGATACAAAATCATCGGACGATGTGATGCATTTATTAAAACAACTCAACCAAGAAGAACATGCAACTATTTTGATGGTGACACATGACCCATTAGCGGCAAGTTTTTGTCAAAAAATCGTTTTTATTAAGGATGGAGAATTACTCAAAGAAATTCAAAACCCAGGCTCACAACAGCAATTTTATGACCAACTCTTAGGAGAACTTCGAACGATTGAAGGTGTCACAAATGAAATTTAA
- a CDS encoding FtsX-like permease family protein, with protein sequence MKFNQFVIRNTLRNRHLYFAYFLSTLFSVMVFFTFNVFANHPNISSGLKASVTTGMNVASVIIYGFSFFFVLYSMDIFLQSRKKEFGLLMMQGMSPKQLRGMVFIENLVIGCISTLSGTILGIGFAQIILVLSKKVMHVSLGFYFPAQAIIITLISFLILFLLISIFIQFKLPRLQLQELLKSQELGKGELKPSSIKSILALILIGSGYVVALIVPGGAVPLVMLPVVAVVILGSYFLFNQLSVWTVERLKKNKQRFWKKTNMLVFSDLAFRMKDNARAFFLVSVISTVAFASIGSLYSFQQIIVKEVDKIPYDFSYQGDSTKAKAFSNKFTRYLDKKGYESNETNVSYIESNSVYIMSEKDYNQLAKSLKMQSVQIGKDALRLTYENQTTEKQKSANSPLTVRNQTFSVQEKMVEKAILSSYFPLYIVSNQDFDAIKTAESLKKFVMWQAPKISYDQKVALGQKFEKEANLISKTYMSQQIISSFAPILFVGLFIGIVFFVSAGSFLYFRLYSDVEVDIQKFKMVYKIGLTKQELKKMVYQQVGILFFTPIMLSLLHGVVALSAMYHMFDLGLQGAAFAVLGTFLFIQVVYYFVARYFYFKKVYAAIV encoded by the coding sequence ATGAAATTTAATCAGTTTGTCATTCGTAATACTTTACGTAATCGCCATTTATATTTTGCTTATTTTTTGAGCACATTATTTTCCGTAATGGTTTTCTTTACGTTCAATGTTTTTGCCAATCATCCCAATATCTCAAGTGGACTAAAGGCTTCGGTTACGACTGGAATGAACGTTGCTTCTGTGATCATCTATGGTTTCTCTTTTTTCTTTGTCTTGTACTCAATGGATATCTTCCTACAGTCACGTAAAAAAGAATTTGGCCTTTTAATGATGCAGGGCATGTCGCCTAAGCAATTACGAGGAATGGTTTTCATTGAGAACTTAGTGATTGGCTGTATCTCAACGCTTTCTGGAACAATTTTAGGAATTGGCTTTGCGCAAATAATATTAGTGCTAAGTAAAAAAGTAATGCATGTCTCACTAGGCTTTTATTTTCCAGCACAAGCAATTATTATTACCCTGATTTCATTTTTAATCTTGTTTTTACTGATTTCGATTTTTATTCAATTTAAGTTGCCACGCTTACAACTACAAGAATTATTGAAGAGTCAAGAACTTGGAAAAGGAGAGTTAAAGCCTTCTTCAATTAAGTCAATCTTGGCGCTTATTTTAATCGGTAGTGGTTATGTTGTAGCACTTATTGTCCCTGGGGGCGCTGTTCCTTTAGTCATGCTACCTGTTGTCGCAGTGGTGATTTTGGGGAGCTACTTCCTATTTAATCAATTGAGTGTATGGACGGTTGAACGATTAAAGAAAAATAAGCAAAGATTTTGGAAAAAAACGAATATGCTAGTTTTTTCAGATTTAGCATTTCGAATGAAAGATAATGCACGAGCATTTTTCCTAGTTTCAGTTATTTCAACAGTCGCGTTTGCTTCAATAGGAAGTTTGTATAGCTTTCAACAAATTATAGTTAAAGAGGTAGATAAAATTCCGTATGATTTTTCTTATCAAGGAGACTCAACTAAAGCTAAAGCTTTCAGTAATAAGTTTACAAGATACTTAGATAAAAAAGGATACGAGAGTAATGAAACAAATGTGAGTTACATCGAGTCAAACTCAGTGTATATTATGAGTGAAAAAGACTACAATCAACTTGCGAAGAGCTTAAAGATGCAGTCCGTTCAGATTGGGAAAGATGCTTTAAGATTAACGTATGAGAATCAAACAACCGAGAAGCAAAAATCAGCAAATTCGCCCTTAACAGTTAGGAATCAAACATTTAGTGTTCAGGAAAAAATGGTCGAAAAAGCGATTCTATCTAGTTATTTTCCACTATACATTGTATCAAATCAGGATTTTGACGCCATTAAAACGGCCGAATCATTGAAAAAATTTGTAATGTGGCAAGCACCAAAAATTTCTTACGACCAAAAAGTGGCGTTGGGACAAAAGTTTGAAAAAGAAGCCAATTTGATTAGTAAAACCTATATGAGTCAACAAATTATCAGTTCATTTGCCCCTATTTTATTTGTCGGATTGTTCATTGGGATTGTCTTCTTTGTATCTGCCGGAAGCTTCTTATACTTTAGATTGTACAGTGATGTAGAGGTGGACATTCAAAAATTCAAGATGGTTTACAAAATTGGCTTGACAAAACAGGAGCTAAAGAAAATGGTGTATCAACAAGTAGGAATTCTCTTTTTTACGCCGATTATGCTTTCACTGTTGCATGGCGTAGTGGCGCTCAGCGCTATGTATCACATGTTTGACTTAGGTTTACAAGGAGCAGCTTTTGCGGTTCTAGGAACATTTCTTTTCATCCAAGTAGTTTACTATTTTGTTGCAAGATATTTTTATTTCAAAAAAGTCTATGCAGCAATCGTCTAA